The following are encoded in a window of Mycobacterium sp. ELW1 genomic DNA:
- a CDS encoding phytoene/squalene synthase family protein, whose amino-acid sequence MIGSELDAAGVHQPALREAYRQCRVLNARHGKTFFLATRLLAPYQRPAVHALYAFARRADDILDDRDTGLSPDQRTSELTALSNKLFTGLVDHEPCDDDPILAAVVDTARRYAIGWELFDDFLASMRMDLTVTDYPDRSALERYMYGSAEVIGFQTLPVLGTVVPREEAAPYAAALGKAFQLTNFLRDVDEDLARGRVYLPADELAAHGVDRDLLSWCQAHRRTDARVRSALMEQHALTRAVYAQAQPGIAMLAPISRPCVETALTLYSKILSRIEALDFEIFTQRATVGTTQRVAVAGAGLGRAWAARIRDRSR is encoded by the coding sequence ATGATCGGGTCCGAACTCGACGCCGCCGGTGTGCACCAGCCCGCACTGCGGGAGGCCTACCGGCAGTGCCGCGTGCTCAACGCCCGGCACGGTAAGACCTTTTTCCTGGCCACCCGGCTGCTGGCGCCCTACCAGCGCCCGGCGGTGCACGCGCTGTACGCCTTCGCTCGTCGTGCCGACGACATTCTCGACGATCGCGACACCGGCCTGAGTCCGGACCAGCGCACCTCGGAGCTCACCGCACTGTCGAACAAGCTGTTCACCGGTCTGGTCGACCACGAACCGTGCGACGACGACCCGATCCTGGCGGCAGTGGTCGACACGGCACGGCGATACGCCATCGGCTGGGAGCTGTTCGACGACTTCTTGGCCTCGATGCGGATGGACCTCACCGTCACCGACTATCCGGATCGCAGCGCCCTGGAGCGCTACATGTACGGCTCAGCCGAAGTCATCGGCTTCCAGACGTTGCCGGTGCTGGGCACCGTCGTGCCGCGCGAGGAAGCCGCGCCCTATGCCGCGGCGCTGGGAAAAGCCTTTCAGCTGACCAACTTCCTGCGCGATGTCGACGAAGACCTTGCTCGTGGCCGGGTGTATCTGCCCGCCGACGAACTGGCCGCGCACGGAGTCGACCGCGATTTGCTGTCGTGGTGTCAGGCGCACCGGCGAACCGATGCGCGGGTACGGTCGGCACTGATGGAACAACATGCGCTCACCCGGGCTGTGTACGCGCAGGCGCAGCCGGGAATCGCCATGCTGGCACCGATTTCCCGCCCGTGTGTCGAGACCGCCCTGACCTTGTACTCCAAAATCCTGTCCCGCATCGAAGCTCTGGACTTCGAGATCTTCACCCAGCGGGCCACCGTGGGAACCACGCAGCGGGTCGCCGTCGCCGGAGCCGGCCTCGGACGGGCCTGGGCCGCCCGCATCCGAGACAGGAGCCGTTGA
- a CDS encoding polyprenyl synthetase family protein, producing MTHVVGSPGAQQTATSSLSPESTRLLDDVRAAARAHVGDFVRAECVPRLAHSGVDIAGEVLADFVDGGKYLRSTFMYLGWLSGAEASEAALRASASLELLHAFALIQDDVMDGSVMRRAKPSVHVRLRQWHRDRSLGGPADRFGESAATLLADLCLVWAEQMLRRSGVEADALARVWPRYDDMRVELAVGQFADLVGGSGGLPTLDAVLDMLRRKSGNYTVRRPLELGAEMAGCDAAVLDALSGYGAAVGEAFQLRDDVLGVFGSPEVTGKSACTDMESHKATSVLVAAHELADPRVRSQLEELRALPELDDDAVERWRALVHASGAVQWVEERILQLRTRALNLLDGVQIPEQPRSALTGMAHACTVRVA from the coding sequence ATGACGCACGTCGTCGGGTCACCGGGCGCGCAGCAGACAGCCACCAGTTCGCTTTCGCCCGAGTCGACCCGCTTGCTCGACGACGTGCGCGCGGCGGCACGCGCCCACGTGGGTGACTTCGTGCGGGCCGAGTGTGTGCCCCGGCTGGCGCACTCGGGGGTCGACATCGCCGGTGAGGTGCTGGCCGACTTCGTGGACGGCGGCAAGTACCTGCGCTCGACGTTCATGTACCTGGGCTGGTTGTCGGGTGCCGAGGCCAGCGAGGCGGCCCTGCGGGCGTCGGCCAGCCTGGAGTTGCTCCACGCTTTCGCGCTCATCCAGGATGACGTGATGGACGGTTCGGTGATGCGCCGTGCCAAGCCGTCGGTGCACGTGCGATTGCGGCAATGGCATCGCGACCGCTCCCTCGGCGGGCCCGCGGACCGGTTCGGCGAGTCGGCGGCGACCCTGCTGGCCGACCTGTGCCTGGTGTGGGCCGAGCAGATGCTGCGGCGCAGCGGCGTCGAAGCCGACGCCCTGGCCAGGGTGTGGCCGCGCTACGACGACATGCGCGTCGAGCTGGCCGTCGGCCAGTTCGCGGACCTGGTGGGCGGTTCCGGCGGCCTACCGACGCTGGACGCCGTGCTCGACATGCTGCGCCGCAAGTCGGGGAACTACACCGTGCGGCGACCCCTGGAGCTCGGCGCGGAGATGGCCGGGTGTGACGCCGCGGTCCTGGACGCGCTGTCGGGATACGGCGCGGCCGTCGGCGAAGCCTTTCAGCTGCGCGACGACGTGCTGGGAGTCTTCGGATCACCCGAGGTGACCGGGAAATCGGCGTGCACCGACATGGAATCCCACAAAGCAACCAGTGTGCTGGTGGCAGCCCACGAGCTGGCCGACCCGCGGGTGCGCTCGCAGCTCGAGGAGCTGCGGGCTCTCCCCGAACTCGACGACGACGCCGTAGAGCGCTGGCGCGCACTGGTGCATGCCAGCGGCGCGGTGCAGTGGGTGGAGGAGCGGATTCTCCAGTTGCGCACCCGGGCGCTGAATCTGCTTGACGGCGTTCAGATTCCGGAACAGCCGCGTAGCGCACTGACCGGTATGGCGCACGCGTGCACGGTGCGGGTGGCCTGA